In a single window of the Pseudomonas entomophila genome:
- a CDS encoding sarcosine oxidase subunit delta: MLQIFCPHCGELRSEEEFHASGQAHIARPLDPNACSDEEWGTYMFFRDNPRGIHHELWDHVAGCRQYFNVTRDTVTYEVLETYKIGEKPQVTATSKQSTAPATAKGQGEKV, encoded by the coding sequence ATGTTGCAAATCTTCTGTCCCCACTGCGGCGAGCTGCGCTCCGAGGAAGAATTCCACGCATCAGGCCAGGCGCACATCGCCCGCCCGCTGGACCCGAACGCCTGCTCCGACGAGGAGTGGGGCACCTACATGTTCTTCCGCGACAACCCGCGTGGCATCCACCACGAGTTGTGGGACCACGTCGCCGGCTGCCGCCAGTACTTCAACGTCACTCGTGACACCGTGACCTACGAGGTCCTGGAAACCTACAAGATCGGCGAGAAGCCGCAGGTCACCGCGACCTCGAAACAGAGCACCGCGCCAGCGACCGCCAAGGGCCAAGGGGAAAAAGTATGA
- a CDS encoding serine hydroxymethyltransferase, whose translation MFSKQDQIQGYDDALLAAMNAEEQRQEDHIELIASENYTSKRVMQAQGSGLTNKYAEGYPGKRYYGGCEHVDKVEALAIERAKQLFGADYANVQPHSGSSANSAVYLALLQAGDTILGMSLAHGGHLTHGAKVSSSGKLYNAVQYGIDTTTGLIDYDEVERLAVEHKPKMIVAGFSAYSKTLDFPRFRQIADKVGALLFVDMAHVAGLVAAGLYPNPIPFADVVTTTTHKTLRGPRGGLILAKSNEEIEKKLNAAVFPGAQGGPLMHVIAAKAVCFKEALEPGFKAYQKQVIENAQAMAQVFIDRGYDVVSGGTDNHLFLVSLIRQGLTGKDADAALGRAHITVNKNAVPNDPQSPFVTSGLRIGTPAVTTRGFKVAQCVALAGWICDVLDNLGDADVEADVAKNVAALCADFPVYR comes from the coding sequence ATGTTCAGCAAGCAAGACCAGATCCAGGGTTATGACGACGCACTGCTGGCGGCGATGAATGCCGAAGAACAGCGCCAGGAAGATCACATCGAGCTGATCGCCTCGGAGAACTACACCAGCAAACGCGTGATGCAGGCCCAGGGCAGCGGCCTGACCAACAAGTACGCCGAGGGCTACCCAGGCAAGCGCTACTACGGTGGCTGCGAGCACGTCGACAAAGTCGAAGCCCTGGCCATCGAGCGCGCCAAGCAGCTGTTCGGCGCCGACTATGCCAACGTTCAGCCGCACTCCGGCTCCTCGGCCAACAGTGCCGTATACCTCGCCCTGCTGCAGGCCGGCGACACCATCCTGGGCATGAGCCTGGCCCACGGCGGCCACCTGACCCACGGCGCCAAGGTGTCGTCCTCGGGCAAGTTGTACAACGCCGTGCAGTACGGAATCGACACCACCACTGGCCTGATCGACTACGACGAAGTCGAGCGCCTGGCGGTCGAGCACAAGCCGAAGATGATCGTCGCCGGTTTCTCCGCTTACTCCAAGACTCTGGATTTCCCACGCTTCCGCCAGATCGCCGATAAAGTCGGCGCGCTGCTGTTCGTCGACATGGCCCACGTCGCCGGCCTGGTCGCCGCTGGCCTGTACCCCAACCCGATCCCGTTCGCCGACGTGGTCACCACTACCACCCACAAGACCCTGCGTGGCCCGCGTGGCGGCCTGATCCTGGCCAAGTCGAACGAAGAGATCGAGAAGAAGCTCAACGCCGCCGTGTTCCCCGGCGCCCAGGGCGGCCCGCTGATGCACGTGATCGCCGCCAAGGCGGTGTGCTTCAAGGAAGCCCTGGAACCCGGCTTCAAGGCCTACCAGAAACAGGTCATCGAAAACGCCCAGGCCATGGCCCAGGTGTTCATCGACCGCGGCTACGACGTGGTCTCCGGCGGCACCGACAACCACCTGTTCCTGGTCAGCCTGATCCGCCAGGGCCTGACCGGCAAGGACGCTGACGCCGCCTTGGGGCGCGCTCATATCACCGTCAACAAGAACGCCGTGCCCAACGACCCGCAGTCGCCGTTCGTCACCTCGGGCCTGCGCATCGGCACCCCGGCCGTCACCACCCGTGGCTTCAAGGTCGCCCAGTGCGTGGCGCTGGCCGGCTGGATCTGCGATGTGCTGGACAACCTGGGCGACGCCGATGTCGAGGCCGATGTGGCCAAGAACGTCGCCGCCCTGTGCGCCGACTTCCCGGTCTACCGCTGA
- a CDS encoding DUF2780 domain-containing protein, which produces MKAFTLATLMTLAASPVFALNLGDVANAVSAAQSPHPQGQVQAPAAQANLLNSLGSELKITPEQAIGGAGAMLGLARNNLSGDDYGQLAKAVPGLDLLSGNSALGGLSGLGQLLGNDKNSSALSNALGGEVQDRNDLDTVFKALGMETGMIGQFAPLILQYLGQQGIASSLLQNLGNLWATPAAVAPSV; this is translated from the coding sequence ATGAAAGCATTCACCCTGGCAACCCTGATGACCCTGGCCGCAAGCCCGGTGTTCGCCCTCAACCTCGGCGATGTCGCCAATGCGGTGTCTGCTGCGCAGAGTCCGCATCCACAGGGCCAGGTGCAGGCACCGGCGGCTCAGGCCAACCTGCTCAACAGCCTGGGCAGCGAATTGAAGATCACGCCTGAGCAGGCTATTGGCGGGGCGGGGGCGATGTTGGGGCTGGCGCGCAACAACCTCAGTGGTGACGACTATGGGCAACTGGCCAAGGCTGTGCCGGGGCTGGATCTGCTGTCGGGCAACAGTGCGCTGGGCGGTTTGAGCGGCCTGGGGCAGCTGCTGGGTAATGACAAGAATTCCTCCGCCCTGAGCAATGCCCTGGGCGGCGAGGTGCAGGACCGCAACGACCTGGACACTGTGTTCAAGGCGCTGGGCATGGAGACCGGGATGATCGGCCAGTTCGCCCCGTTGATCCTCCAATACCTTGGGCAGCAGGGCATCGCCAGCTCGCTGCTGCAGAACCTGGGCAACCTGTGGGCCACTCCGGCCGCCGTCGCACCTTCGGTCTGA
- a CDS encoding sarcosine oxidase subunit gamma — protein sequence MSAINVFQQNPGADAKAQSPLHHADLASLVGKGRKNAGVTLREKKLLGHLTIRGDGHDQAFAGGVHKALGLELPVALTVVANNEMSLQWVGPDEWLLIVPGGQEFAVEQKLRDALDGQHIQVVNVSGGQTLLELRGPNVRDVLMKSTSYDVHPNNFPVGKAVGTVFAKSQLVIRRTAEDTWELVIRRSFSDYWWLWLQDASAEYGLAIEA from the coding sequence ATGAGTGCTATCAACGTCTTCCAGCAAAACCCAGGCGCCGACGCCAAGGCCCAATCGCCACTGCACCACGCCGACCTGGCCAGCCTGGTGGGTAAAGGCCGCAAGAACGCAGGTGTGACCCTGCGCGAAAAGAAACTGCTTGGCCACCTGACTATCCGTGGTGATGGCCACGATCAGGCCTTCGCCGGCGGCGTGCACAAGGCCCTGGGCCTGGAGCTGCCGGTGGCCCTGACCGTGGTCGCCAACAACGAGATGTCACTGCAATGGGTGGGCCCGGACGAGTGGTTGCTGATCGTCCCCGGCGGCCAGGAGTTCGCCGTGGAGCAGAAGCTGCGCGACGCCCTCGATGGCCAGCACATCCAGGTGGTCAACGTCAGCGGCGGGCAGACCCTGCTCGAACTGCGCGGCCCCAACGTGCGTGACGTACTGATGAAATCCACCAGCTATGATGTACACCCGAACAACTTCCCGGTCGGCAAGGCCGTCGGCACCGTGTTCGCCAAGTCGCAACTGGTGATCCGTCGTACCGCCGAGGACACCTGGGAGCTGGTGATCCGCCGCAGCTTCTCCGACTACTGGTGGCTGTGGCTGCAGGACGCGTCGGCCGAGTATGGCCTGGCCATCGAAGCTTAA
- the purU gene encoding formyltetrahydrofolate deformylase: protein MSRAPDTWILTADCPSMLGTVDVVTRHLYEQRCYVTEHHSFDDRLSGRFFIRVEFRAPDGFDENAFRAGLAQRSEAFGMAFELTAPNHRPKVVIMVSKADHCLNDLLYRQRIGQLAMDVVAVVSNHPDLEPLAHWHKIPYYHFALDPNDKPGQERKVLQVIEETGAELVILARYMQVLSPELCRRLDGWAINIHHSLLPGFKGAKPYHQAYNKGVKMVGATAHYINNDLDEGPIIAQGVEVVDHAHYPEDLIAKGRDIECLTLARAVGYHIERRVFLNANRTVVL, encoded by the coding sequence ATGAGTCGGGCACCGGACACCTGGATTCTCACCGCCGACTGCCCGAGCATGCTCGGCACGGTCGATGTGGTGACGCGTCATCTCTACGAGCAGCGCTGCTACGTCACCGAGCACCATTCCTTCGATGACCGGCTGTCGGGGCGGTTCTTCATCCGCGTGGAGTTCCGCGCCCCGGATGGCTTCGACGAGAACGCTTTTCGCGCTGGGCTGGCGCAGCGCAGTGAAGCATTCGGCATGGCCTTCGAGCTGACCGCGCCGAATCACCGCCCCAAGGTGGTGATCATGGTGTCCAAGGCCGACCACTGCCTGAACGACCTGCTGTATCGCCAGCGCATTGGCCAACTGGCCATGGACGTGGTCGCGGTGGTGTCCAACCACCCCGACCTCGAACCCTTGGCGCATTGGCACAAGATCCCCTACTACCACTTCGCCCTCGACCCCAACGACAAGCCCGGGCAGGAGCGCAAGGTGCTGCAGGTGATCGAGGAAACCGGCGCCGAGCTGGTCATTCTTGCCCGCTACATGCAGGTGCTGTCGCCGGAGCTGTGCCGGCGCCTGGACGGCTGGGCGATCAACATCCACCACTCGTTGCTGCCCGGATTCAAGGGCGCCAAACCGTATCACCAGGCGTACAACAAGGGTGTGAAGATGGTCGGCGCCACGGCGCACTACATCAACAACGACCTGGATGAAGGGCCGATCATCGCCCAGGGTGTGGAGGTAGTGGACCATGCCCACTATCCCGAGGACCTGATCGCCAAGGGCCGCGATATCGAATGCCTGACCCTGGCGCGGGCGGTGGGCTACCACATCGAGCGACGGGTGTTCCTCAACGCCAATCGCACAGTCGTTCTCTGA
- a CDS encoding sarcosine oxidase subunit beta family protein has translation MQRYSGFGLFKHSLSHHENWQRMWRTPTPKKVYDVVIVGGGGHGLATAYYLAKEHGITNVAVVEKGYLGGGNTARNTTIVRSNYLWDESAHLYEHAMKLWEGLSQDINYNVMFSQRGVYNLCHTLQDIRDSERRVNANRLNGVDGELIRTEQVAAEIPYLDCSKNTRYPILGATVQRRGGVARHDAVAWGYARAADALGVDLIQQTEVIGFRKENGAVIGVETNKGFIGAKRVGVVTAGNSGHMAKLAGFRLPLESHPLQALVSEPIKPIIDSVIMSNAVHGYISQSDKGDLVIGAGIDGWVGYGQRGSYPIIEHTLQAIVEMFPILSRVRMNRQWGGIVDTTPDACPIISKTPVKNMFFNCGWGTGGFKATPGSGNVFAASLAKGEMHPLAAPFSIDRFYNGALIDEHGAAAVAH, from the coding sequence ATGCAACGTTATTCAGGCTTCGGCCTCTTCAAGCACTCCCTCAGCCACCACGAGAACTGGCAGCGCATGTGGCGCACGCCCACCCCGAAAAAGGTCTACGACGTGGTCATCGTCGGTGGCGGCGGCCATGGCCTGGCCACCGCCTACTACCTGGCGAAAGAACACGGCATCACCAACGTGGCGGTGGTCGAGAAGGGCTACCTGGGTGGCGGCAACACCGCCCGCAACACCACCATCGTGCGTTCCAACTACCTGTGGGACGAGTCGGCGCACCTGTACGAACACGCCATGAAACTGTGGGAAGGGCTGTCGCAAGACATCAACTACAACGTGATGTTCTCCCAGCGCGGCGTGTACAACCTGTGCCACACCCTGCAGGACATCCGTGACTCCGAGCGCCGGGTCAACGCCAACCGCCTCAACGGCGTGGACGGCGAGCTGATCCGCACCGAGCAGGTCGCGGCCGAGATCCCCTATCTCGACTGCTCGAAGAACACCCGCTACCCCATCCTCGGTGCCACCGTGCAGCGCCGTGGCGGCGTGGCCCGTCACGACGCTGTGGCCTGGGGCTACGCCCGGGCCGCTGATGCCCTGGGCGTGGACCTGATCCAGCAGACCGAGGTGATCGGCTTCCGTAAAGAGAACGGCGCCGTGATCGGCGTCGAAACCAACAAGGGCTTCATCGGCGCCAAGCGCGTCGGCGTAGTCACGGCCGGCAACTCCGGGCACATGGCCAAGCTGGCCGGTTTCCGCCTGCCGCTGGAGTCGCACCCGTTGCAGGCGCTGGTATCCGAGCCGATCAAGCCGATCATCGACAGCGTGATCATGTCCAACGCCGTGCATGGCTACATCAGCCAGTCCGACAAGGGCGACCTGGTGATCGGCGCCGGTATCGACGGCTGGGTCGGCTACGGCCAGCGCGGCTCCTACCCGATCATCGAGCACACCCTGCAGGCGATCGTCGAGATGTTCCCGATCCTCTCCCGGGTGCGCATGAACCGCCAATGGGGCGGCATTGTCGACACCACCCCCGATGCCTGCCCGATCATCTCCAAGACCCCGGTCAAGAACATGTTCTTCAACTGCGGCTGGGGTACCGGCGGCTTCAAGGCCACCCCCGGCTCGGGCAACGTGTTCGCCGCGAGCCTGGCCAAGGGTGAGATGCACCCGCTGGCCGCGCCTTTCTCCATCGACCGTTTCTACAACGGCGCGCTGATCGACGAACACGGCGCCGCTGCCGTCGCCCACTGA
- the fdhA gene encoding formaldehyde dehydrogenase, glutathione-independent, with protein MSGNRGVVYLGSGKVEVQKIDYPKMQDPRGKKIEHGVILKVVSTNICGSDQHMVRGRTTAQVGLVLGHEITGEVIEKGRDVENLQIGDLVSVPFNVACGRCRSCKEMHTGVCLTVNPARAGGAYGYVDMGDWTGGQAEYVLVPYADFNLLKLPNRDKAMEKIRDLTCLSDILPTGYHGAVTAGVGPGSTVYVAGAGPVGLAAAASARLLGAAVVIVGDLNPARLAHAKAQGFEVVDLSKDTPLHEQIIDILGEPEVDCAVDAVGFEARGHGHEGAKHEAPATVLNSLMQVTRVAGKIGIPGLYVTEDPGAVDAAAKIGALSIRFGLGWAKSHSFHTGQTPVMKYNRALMQAIMWDRINIAEVVGVQVISLDQAPEGYGEFDAGVPKKFVIDPHKTFSAA; from the coding sequence ATGTCTGGTAACCGTGGAGTGGTGTATCTCGGCTCGGGCAAGGTCGAGGTGCAGAAGATCGACTACCCCAAAATGCAGGACCCGCGCGGCAAGAAGATCGAGCACGGGGTCATCCTCAAGGTGGTTTCCACCAATATCTGCGGCTCCGACCAGCACATGGTCCGAGGCCGCACCACTGCCCAGGTCGGCCTGGTACTGGGCCACGAGATCACCGGCGAGGTGATCGAGAAGGGCCGTGACGTCGAAAACCTGCAGATCGGCGACCTGGTGTCGGTGCCGTTCAACGTTGCTTGCGGCCGCTGCCGCTCCTGCAAAGAGATGCACACCGGCGTCTGCCTCACCGTCAACCCGGCCCGTGCCGGCGGCGCCTACGGTTATGTCGACATGGGCGACTGGACCGGTGGCCAGGCCGAGTACGTGCTGGTGCCCTACGCCGATTTCAACCTGCTGAAACTGCCTAACCGCGACAAGGCCATGGAGAAGATCCGCGACCTCACCTGCCTGTCCGACATCCTGCCGACCGGTTATCACGGCGCCGTCACCGCGGGTGTTGGCCCGGGCAGCACCGTCTACGTCGCGGGCGCCGGCCCGGTCGGCCTGGCCGCGGCTGCCTCCGCCCGCCTGCTGGGCGCCGCGGTGGTCATCGTCGGTGACCTCAACCCCGCCCGCCTGGCCCATGCCAAGGCCCAGGGCTTCGAAGTGGTCGACTTGTCGAAGGACACGCCGCTGCATGAGCAGATCATCGACATCCTCGGTGAGCCGGAAGTGGACTGCGCCGTCGACGCCGTTGGCTTCGAGGCCCGTGGCCATGGTCATGAGGGTGCCAAGCACGAGGCCCCGGCCACCGTGCTCAACTCGCTGATGCAGGTGACCCGTGTGGCCGGCAAGATCGGTATTCCGGGCCTGTACGTGACCGAGGACCCGGGCGCGGTGGATGCCGCTGCCAAGATCGGTGCGCTGAGCATTCGCTTCGGCCTGGGCTGGGCCAAGTCGCACAGCTTCCACACCGGCCAGACCCCGGTGATGAAGTACAACCGTGCGCTGATGCAGGCGATCATGTGGGACCGCATCAACATCGCCGAAGTGGTGGGGGTGCAAGTGATCAGCCTGGATCAGGCGCCTGAAGGCTATGGCGAGTTCGATGCAGGCGTGCCGAAGAAATTCGTGATCGACCCACACAAGACCTTCAGCGCGGCGTGA
- a CDS encoding acyltransferase codes for MRRLLTGTLTLTLLLLNTLVMIGPLLVFALLKLVLPGRGRDYASAAVMWVAETWSEVDKVIFALCIPTQWDIRGVDTLRNDTSYLCVSNHQTWVDIPALIESLNRRVPFFKFFLKKELIWVPLLGLAWWGLDYPFMKRYSKAFLDKHPELKGKDLEITKAACELFKRQPVTVVNYLEGTRFTEAKREQQQSPYRHLLKPKAGGVAFVLAALGEQLDALLDVTIVYPGNKAPGFWDLLNGSISRVIIDIRVRELDPALSEGDYETDPAFRQVVQGWVNQLWEEKDQRIEELRAEMR; via the coding sequence GCTGACCGGCACCCTCACCCTCACCCTGCTGCTGCTCAACACCCTGGTGATGATCGGCCCGCTGCTGGTGTTCGCCCTGCTCAAGCTGGTGCTGCCCGGCCGTGGTCGCGATTATGCGTCGGCGGCGGTGATGTGGGTCGCCGAAACCTGGTCGGAAGTCGACAAGGTCATCTTCGCCCTGTGCATTCCCACGCAATGGGACATCCGCGGGGTGGACACGCTGCGCAACGACACCTCGTACCTGTGCGTCAGCAACCACCAGACCTGGGTCGATATCCCCGCGCTGATAGAAAGCCTCAACCGCCGCGTGCCGTTCTTCAAGTTCTTCCTCAAGAAGGAACTGATCTGGGTGCCGCTGCTGGGCCTGGCCTGGTGGGGCCTGGACTACCCGTTCATGAAGCGCTACAGCAAGGCCTTCCTCGACAAGCACCCCGAGCTCAAGGGCAAGGACCTGGAGATCACCAAGGCCGCCTGCGAACTGTTCAAGCGCCAGCCGGTGACCGTGGTCAACTATCTGGAAGGTACCCGCTTCACCGAAGCCAAGCGCGAGCAACAGCAGTCACCGTACCGTCACCTGCTCAAACCCAAGGCCGGCGGCGTGGCCTTCGTGCTGGCGGCGCTGGGCGAGCAGCTCGACGCACTGCTCGACGTGACCATCGTCTACCCCGGTAACAAGGCGCCGGGGTTCTGGGACCTGCTCAACGGCAGCATCAGCCGGGTGATCATCGACATCCGCGTACGTGAGCTGGACCCGGCGCTGAGCGAGGGGGATTACGAGACCGATCCGGCGTTCCGCCAAGTGGTGCAAGGCTGGGTCAACCAGCTGTGGGAGGAGAAGGACCAGCGGATCGAAGAACTGCGTGCCGAGATGCGTTGA
- a CDS encoding sarcosine oxidase subunit alpha, producing MSQTYRLASGGRIDRSKVLNFSFNGKTYQGYAGDTLAAALLANGVDIVGRSFKYSRPRGIIAAGTEEPNAILQIGSSEATQIPNVRATQQALYAGLVATSTNGWPNVNNDMMGIIGKVGGNMMPPGFYYKTFMYPKSFWMTYEKYIRKAAGLGRAPLQNDPDSYDYMNQHCDVLIVGAGPAGLAAALAAARSGARVILADEQEEFGGSLLDSRETLDGKPAADWVNAVVAELESLPEVTLLPRSTVNGYHDHNFLTIHERLTDHLGDRAPIGQVRQRVHRVRANRVVLAAGAHERPLVYGNNDLPGNMLAGAVSTYVRRYGVAPGRKLVLSTNNDHAYRCALDWHDAGLQVVAIADARHNPRGSLVEEARAKGIRILTSSAVIEAKGSKHVTGARVAAIDVQAHKVTSPGETLDCDLIATSGGYSPVVHLASHLGGRPVWREDILGFVPGDAPQKRVCVGGVNGVYALGDVIADGFEGGVRAATEAGFKASAGTLPKTLARKEEATVALFQVPHDKGTARAPKQFVDQQNDVTAAAIELATREGFESVEHVKRYTALGFGTDQGKLGNINGLAIAARSLGIGIPEMGTTMFRPNYTPVTFGAVAGRHCGHLFEPVRFTALHAWHIKNGAEFEDVGQWKRPWYFPKPGEDIHSAVARECKAVRDSVGLLDASTLGKIDIQGPDAREFLNRIYTNAWTKLDVGKARYGLMCKEDGMVFDDGVTACVGDNHFIMTTTTGGAARVLQWLELYHQTEWPDMKVYFTSVTDHWATMTLSGPNSRKLLAEVSDIDLDKEGFPFMSWKEGLVGGVPARVFRISFTGELSYEINVQANYAMGVLEQIVEAGKQYNLTPYGTETMHVLRAEKGFIIVGQDTDGSMTPDDLNMSWCVGRNKPFSWIGLRGMNREDTVRENRKQLVGLKPVDPNVWLPEGAQLVFDPKQPIPMDMVGHVTSSYAANSLGYSFAMGVVKGGLKRLGERVYSPQADGSVIEAEIVSSVFFDPKGERQNV from the coding sequence ATGAGCCAGACCTATCGCCTCGCCAGCGGCGGCCGTATCGACCGCAGCAAGGTGCTGAACTTCAGCTTCAACGGCAAAACCTACCAAGGCTATGCCGGCGACACTTTGGCCGCCGCGCTGCTGGCCAACGGCGTCGACATCGTCGGGCGCAGCTTCAAGTACTCGCGCCCCCGCGGGATCATCGCCGCCGGCACCGAAGAGCCCAACGCGATCCTGCAGATCGGCTCCAGCGAAGCCACCCAGATCCCCAACGTGCGCGCCACCCAGCAGGCCCTGTATGCCGGCCTGGTGGCCACCAGCACCAACGGTTGGCCGAACGTCAACAACGACATGATGGGCATCATCGGCAAGGTCGGTGGCAACATGATGCCGCCCGGGTTCTACTACAAGACGTTCATGTACCCCAAGTCGTTCTGGATGACCTACGAGAAGTACATCCGCAAGGCGGCGGGCCTTGGCCGCGCGCCGCTGCAGAACGACCCGGACAGCTACGACTACATGAACCAGCACTGCGACGTGCTGATCGTCGGCGCCGGCCCTGCCGGCCTGGCTGCTGCCCTGGCCGCCGCACGCAGCGGTGCCCGGGTGATCCTCGCCGATGAACAGGAAGAGTTCGGCGGCAGCCTGCTCGACAGCCGCGAGACGCTGGATGGCAAACCGGCCGCCGACTGGGTCAACGCCGTCGTCGCCGAGCTGGAGTCGCTGCCGGAGGTCACCTTGCTGCCGCGCAGCACGGTCAACGGCTACCACGACCATAACTTCCTCACCATCCACGAGCGCCTCACCGACCACCTCGGCGACCGCGCGCCGATCGGCCAGGTGCGTCAGCGCGTGCACCGCGTGCGCGCCAACCGTGTGGTGCTGGCCGCTGGCGCCCACGAGCGCCCGCTGGTGTACGGCAACAACGACCTGCCGGGCAACATGCTGGCCGGCGCGGTCTCGACGTATGTACGCCGCTACGGCGTGGCGCCGGGCCGCAAGCTGGTACTGTCGACCAACAACGACCACGCCTACCGCTGCGCGCTGGACTGGCACGATGCGGGCCTGCAGGTGGTCGCCATCGCCGATGCCCGCCACAACCCGCGCGGTTCGCTGGTCGAAGAGGCCCGCGCCAAAGGTATCCGCATCCTCACCTCCAGCGCCGTGATCGAGGCCAAGGGCAGCAAGCACGTCACCGGCGCCCGTGTGGCCGCTATCGATGTACAAGCACACAAGGTCACCAGCCCTGGCGAGACCCTCGACTGCGATCTCATCGCCACTTCCGGCGGTTACAGCCCGGTCGTGCACTTGGCCTCGCACCTGGGCGGTCGCCCGGTCTGGCGTGAAGACATCCTCGGCTTCGTGCCGGGCGACGCACCGCAGAAGCGTGTTTGCGTCGGTGGTGTGAACGGTGTCTACGCCTTGGGCGATGTGATCGCCGACGGTTTCGAAGGCGGTGTCCGCGCGGCTACCGAGGCCGGTTTCAAGGCCAGTGCCGGCACCCTGCCGAAAACCCTGGCGCGCAAGGAAGAGGCCACCGTGGCGCTGTTCCAGGTACCCCACGACAAGGGCACCGCCCGTGCGCCGAAGCAGTTCGTCGACCAACAGAATGACGTCACCGCCGCGGCCATCGAGCTGGCCACCCGCGAAGGCTTCGAGTCGGTCGAGCACGTCAAGCGCTACACCGCCCTGGGCTTCGGCACCGACCAGGGCAAGCTGGGCAACATCAACGGCCTGGCCATCGCCGCCCGTTCGCTGGGGATCGGCATCCCGGAAATGGGCACCACCATGTTCCGCCCCAACTACACGCCGGTGACCTTCGGCGCGGTAGCGGGCCGGCACTGCGGCCACCTGTTCGAACCGGTGCGCTTCACCGCCCTGCATGCCTGGCACATCAAGAACGGCGCCGAGTTCGAGGACGTCGGCCAGTGGAAGCGCCCGTGGTACTTCCCCAAGCCCGGCGAAGACATCCACAGCGCCGTGGCCCGCGAGTGCAAGGCCGTGCGTGACAGCGTCGGCCTGCTGGACGCCTCGACCCTGGGCAAGATCGACATCCAGGGCCCGGACGCGCGCGAATTCCTCAACCGCATCTACACCAACGCCTGGACCAAGCTCGATGTGGGCAAGGCTCGCTACGGCCTGATGTGCAAAGAAGACGGCATGGTCTTCGACGATGGTGTGACCGCCTGCGTGGGCGACAACCACTTCATCATGACCACCACCACCGGCGGTGCCGCCCGCGTGCTGCAATGGCTGGAGCTGTACCACCAGACCGAATGGCCGGACATGAAGGTGTACTTCACCTCGGTCACCGACCACTGGGCGACCATGACCCTGTCCGGCCCCAACAGCCGCAAGCTGCTGGCCGAGGTCAGCGACATCGACCTGGACAAGGAAGGCTTCCCGTTCATGAGCTGGAAGGAAGGCCTGGTCGGCGGCGTGCCGGCGCGGGTATTCCGCATCTCGTTCACCGGTGAGCTGTCGTACGAGATCAACGTCCAGGCCAACTACGCCATGGGCGTGCTGGAGCAGATCGTCGAGGCGGGTAAACAGTACAACCTCACGCCTTACGGCACCGAGACCATGCACGTACTGCGCGCCGAAAAGGGCTTCATCATCGTCGGCCAGGACACCGACGGCTCGATGACCCCGGACGACCTCAACATGAGCTGGTGCGTGGGCCGCAACAAGCCGTTCTCGTGGATTGGCCTGCGCGGCATGAACCGCGAGGACACCGTGCGCGAGAACCGCAAGCAGCTGGTGGGCCTGAAGCCGGTCGACCCCAACGTGTGGCTGCCGGAAGGTGCCCAACTGGTGTTCGACCCCAAGCAGCCGATCCCGATGGACATGGTCGGCCACGTCACCTCCAGCTATGCGGCCAACTCCCTGGGTTATTCGTTTGCCATGGGTGTGGTCAAGGGCGGCCTCAAGCGCCTGGGCGAGCGAGTGTATTCGCCCCAGGCCGACGGCAGCGTGATCGAGGCCGAGATTGTGTCTTCGGTGTTCTTCGACCCGAAAGGCGAGCGGCAGAACGTTTGA